One stretch of Rhizoctonia solani chromosome 8, complete sequence DNA includes these proteins:
- a CDS encoding acetyl-CoA C-acetyltransferase: MAAAAARTQAYIVAAKRTPFGAFGGKLKDLKASELGGLAGKAALATLPKETKVDSVIFGSVSQTDNSGAYVARHVGHYSGLPVTVPALTVNRLCGSGFQSVVNANLGGTENMSLSPYTLHGVRFGNTRYGVDQKLVDSLAAALIDQVPGGHPGAAPTPMGVTAENLAQKYGITREQCDAYALRSQQRWAAAQEAGAFNDEISPVELKGKKGTEVFSVDEHPRPTATPEALAKLPSVFIKQTGTVSAGNASGIGDGAAANVVASEAACQQYNLPKLARIVSYGISACEPSIMGIGPVEAIKIALSRAGLKKDDIDLWDVNEAFAAQWLAVQKELELPDEISNVFGGAIALAHPLGASGARITANLVHNLRRLNKRYGVGAACIGGGQGIALVLEKA; this comes from the exons ATGGCTGCGGCTGCTGCACGAACCCAAGCTTATATTGTGGCGGCTAAACGAACGCCTTTTGGGGCGTTTGGTGGAAA GTTGAAGGATTTGAAAGCCTCTGAATTGGGTGGACTTGCTGGAAAGGCTGCTTTAGCTACCCTGCCCAAAGAGACCAAGGTTGATAGCGTGATCTTTGG ATCTGTATCTCAGACCGATAACTCTGGGGCGTATGTTGCAAGACATGTTGGGCACTATAGTGGACTTCCGGTCACAGTTCCGGCGTTGACTGTTAACCG ACTTTGCGGCTCTGGTTTCCAATCCGTTGTAAATGCG AACTTAGGAGGAACCGAGAACATGTCCTTGTCACCGTATACTCTCCACGGAGTTAGGTTTGGAAATACCCGTTACGGCGTGGACCAGAAGTTGGTTGATTCCCTCGCTGCCGCACTCATCGATCAAGTCCCTGGAGGTCATCCAGGCGCGGCCCCAACTCCTATGGGCG TGACGGCAGAAAATCTCGCGCAAAAGTACGGAATTACGAGGGAACAGTGTGATGCATATGCACTACGTTCTCAGCAGCGGTGGGCAGCCGCCCAAGAGGCTGGGGCATTCAACGATGAGATTTCGCCAGTTGAACTGAAAGGAAAGAAGGGGACTGAG GTCTTCAGTGTTGACGAACATCCTCGCCCCACCGCAACACCGGAAGCTCTCGCGAAACTTCCCAGTGTTTTTATCAAACAAACAGGTACTGTTTCCGCCGGAAACGCTAGCGGAATCGGAGATGGTGCGGCAGCCAACGTGGTAGCCAGCGAAGCTGCGTGTCAACA GTACAACCTTCCCAAACTGGCCAGGATAGTTAGCTATGGGATAAGCGCCTGTGAGCCCAGTATCATGGGTATCGGCCCTGTGGAAGCGATTAAGATTGCTCTATCACGGGCTGGACTAAAGAAAGACGATATTGATCTATgggacgtcaatgag GCTTTCGCAGCTCAGTGGCTAGCTGTGCAAAAAGAACTCGAACTCCCAGATGAAATATCTAATGTGTTTGGAGGGGCTATCGCCTTGGCCCACCCTCTAGGAGCGTCTGGTGCTCG AATCACAGCCAACCTTGTCCACAACCTTCGGAGACTCAACAAGAGATATGGGGTTGGGGCGGCATGCATTGGAGGTGGCCAAGGCATTGCAT
- a CDS encoding glycoside hydrolase family 43 protein — protein MRLTLSSITLSALSLVGYVLAAYPNPGKVTGSIDVHDPTICRDSAGKYFLFSTAPGIAVRTSTDRTNWSYVGTVWSKGQATWTDKYTSTTGGNGNLWAPDCTYKNGRFYLYYATSSFGSRNSAIFFATSTTGLPNSWTNQGLVLSTTNSDDYNAIDPSLIIDGNNWWLTFGSFWSGIKLVPLGSSTGKPSGSTIYSLAKRTAGGGAVEAPMLIKNGNYYYLFTSWDKCCDGTSSTYNIRIGRSTSITGPYVDESGVALMSGGGTEILGSHGSIIGPGGQSVFKDTDGWVIDYHYYTSTGSLLGINLLNFASGWPVVD, from the exons ATGCGATTGACACTTTCAAGTATCACTCTATCTGCTTTATCACTCGTAGGCTACGTGCTTGCCGCCTATCCGAACCCTG GCAAGGTAACTGGAAGCATCGACGTTCATGACCCGACTATATGCCGGGACTCGGCCGGAAAATATTTCTTATTTT CTACTGC CCCAGGCATTGCTGTGCGTACTTCAACTGATAG GACTAACTGGAGCTATGTGGGCACCGTATGGTCAAAGGGCCAAGCAACCTGGACCGACAAATACACCAGCACAACTGGCGGGAACGGGAACCTCTG GGCCCCGGATTGCACATACAAAAATGGCCGATTCTAC CTGTACTATGCAACCTCTTCTTTTGGAAGTCGAAACTCGGCCATTTTCTTTGCGACCTCGACCACGGGCCTTCCGAACTCATGGACCAATCAAGGATTAGTTCTTTCTACAACTAATTCTGATGACTACAAC GCAATTGACCCAAGCTTGATCATCG ATGGTAACAATTGGTGGTTGACCTTTGGCTCATTCTGGTCCGGTATCAAGCT TGTCCCATTAGGATCCAGCACCGGCAAACCTTCAGGCTCCACCATATATTCTCTCGCCAAGCGTACGG CGGGTGGAGGAGCAGTCGAGGCCCCCATGCTTATCAAGAACGGCAACTACTATTACCTATTCACTAGCTGGGACAAGTGCTGCGATGGTACTTCGTCAACATACAATATTCGCATAGGAAGATCTACCAG CATTACGGGTCCCTATGTCGACGAGAGTGGCGTTGCGCTAATGTCGGGCGGAG GAACTGAAATCCTTGGCTCACACGGATCCATTATCGGGCCTGGCGGACAGTCAGTATTCAAGGATACAGACGGCTGGGTCATCGACTATC ACTATTATACAAGCACTGGATCCTTGCTCGGTATCAACTTGCTCAACTTTGCCAGTGGCTGGCCAGTGGTTGATTAA
- a CDS encoding glycoside hydrolase family 79 protein → MTRFWIAALAASAAVSNAVTVYKPDDREAQLTATASADAATYTGSAAYDPTVLNPPAPPEQFNRDFAVQLSPTEPQGLSIPHSGSYFGFSIELSVANRVIGTNSSVLAVPFLNHIINIANRGGKVRIRVGGNTQERALLRPEGLEGGKILIKTGQSATTTDTPHVEFAPELVKMLANVAQLVPSEMYLGLNFMDINDGMANQVQFAVLAEQLLGDSLHGIAVGNEPDLYELENHGKRPAPYPFDQYMTEWGNMANALAANPGYTNKNILMGPSTCCRSSNPNWSNEGLAGAGYLQRFANELKVVTVQRYPNNNCGTGEIRVPQEIYGNYLSHQLLSQHASEYAEFSNIVQAAGKPLYMLETNTAACGGFPGISDSFGAGLWGVDWALKLATYNFSTTLFHVGGQGDYYNPFTPPPTNQSTFRQWTTGSVYYSTLIVTELFGKSGKSRIMDLNANNNENLTPGYVVYEDGAPTKVLLINYVDDASGQHDATARIQIGGADGAAASPLTQVRVKYFSAPSVSFKGNMTWAGQTLGNHFESDGRLQGTEVIETIQCQNNQCAIPLKAPSLALVFLTDAALANSSPAESATTSFETSVLTRVRHTATIDQAVLTTSNGRGGSMGNHLGSTSFGSVGNGVIGGFRAPGVGVLVGLVVGAAAVMGLRW, encoded by the exons ATGACCCGTTTCTGGATCGCCGCGCTCGCTGCTTCAGCCGCCGTCTCCAACGCGGTCACCGTCTACAAGCCAGACGACCGCGAGGCTCAGCTCACAGCCACAGCCTCTGCCGATGCAGCCACCTACACAGGCTCTGCAGCCTATGACCCCACTGTCCTTAACCCCCCTGCTCCTCCTGAACAGTTCAACCGAGACTTTGCAGTTCAG CTGTCACCGACCGAGCCCCAAGGGCTGAGTATCCCTCACAGTGGATCGTATTTTGGATTTTCCATTGAATTGTCGGTTGCAAATCGTGTCATTGGAACCAACTCGTCTGTCCTCGCCGTTCCTTTCCTTAACCATATCATCAATATTGCCAACCGCGGCGGCAAAGTTCGTATTCGAGTCGGTGGAAATA CCCAGGAACGAGCACTGCTCCGTCCAGAGGGTCTCGAGGGTGGAAAAATCCTCATTAAGACTGGCCAATCCGCGACGACGACCGATACCCCCCATGTCGAGTTTGCCCCTGAACTCGTCAAGATGTTGGCAAACGTTGCTCAACTGGTTCCTTCCGAAATGTACCTC GGTCTCAATTTTATGGACATCAACGATGGCATGGCTAATCAGGTTCAATTTGCTGTCTTGGCCGAACAACTGTTGGGCGATAGTCTTCATGGTATTGCAGTTGGTAACGAACCCGACTTGTACGAGCTCGAGAACCATGGCAAGCGTCCTGCCCCCTATCCCTTTGATCAGTACATGACCGAGTGGGGCAACATGGCCAATGCTCTTGCCGCTAATCCTGGCTACACCAACAAAAACATTCTCATGGGTCCTAGCACGTGTTGCAGGAGCAGTAACCCGAACTGGAGTAACG AGGGTCTTGCCGGCGCCGGATATTTGCAACGCTTCGCCAACGAGCTCAAGGTTGTCACTGTCCAGCGTTATCCGAACAACAACTGTGGTACCGGTGAAATTCGTGTTCCTCAGGAGATTTACGGCAACTACCTCTCGCACCAACTGCTTTCCCAGCATGCTTCTGAGTATGCCGAATTCTCCA ACATTGTTCAAGCCGCTGGCAAACCTCTCTACATGCTCGAAACCAACACTGCCGCGTGCGGTGGTTTCCCTGGTATCTCTGATTCATTCGGTGCAGGCCTCTGGGGCGTCGACTGGGCACTCAAACTCGCGACCTACAACTTTTCCACCACCCTTTTCCACGTCGGTGGTCAAGGCGACTACTACAACCCCTTTACTCCTCCCCCCACCAACCAGTCGACGTTCCGCCAATGGACGACCGGCTCGGTGTACTACTCCACCTTGATCGTCACCGAGTTGTTTGGAAAGAGCGGAAAGAGCCGTATCATGGATCTCAACGCCAACAACAACGAGAACTTGACTCCCGGTTACGTCGTCTATGAGGACGGTGCCCCTACCAAGGTCTTGTTGATCAACTATGTCGATGATGCTTCTGGCCAGCACGACGCGACTGCTCGTATCCAGATTGGAGGTGCAGACGGTGCTGCCGCGTCCCCTCTCACCCAGGTCCGCGTCAAGTACTTTTCGGCGCCGAGTGTAAGCTTCAAGGGCAACATGAC ATGGGCCGGTCAAACTCTCGGAAACCACTTTGAATCCGACGGTCGCCTGCAAGGAACCGAAGTCATCGAGACCATCCAGTGCCAGAACAACCAATGCGCCATCCCACTCAAGGCGCCCTCGTTGGCACTCGTCTTCCTCACCGATGCAGCGCTCGCCAACTCGTCCCCTGCCGAGTCGGCAACAACCAGCTTCGAGACCTCGGTCTTGACCCGCGTCCGACACACTGCGACGATCGACCAGGCGGTGCTCACGACGAGCAATGGACGCGGTGGGAGCATGGGTAACCATCTCGGAAGCACCAGTTTCGGAAGTGTGGGTAACGGTGTGATTGGAGGGTTCCGTGCTCCCGGTGTGGGTGTCTTGGTTGGACTGGTCGTCGGTGCTGCGGCCGTCATGGGCCTCAGGTGGTAA
- a CDS encoding cytochrome P450 family protein, translating to MFTETTHYSYGHYCAAAGVLLTAYYVVPYVLDPHDYRCRFSGPWFASLSGSWLARSASSGRHYQNILQLHEKYGKFVRVGPDHISISDPDALEEVYGHTSGLLKSEFYDAFARSSRDANLLSVRDKTMHTIKRKRIANIYSPQNVGAFEPRVRVHIQKFCNQLDMRCAAAIVDTPGFNWAVQDGRAVLDSCSQFSYIAFDLISDLALGVPFGMIEAQKDSVPDLLSLSSETNLQDIAPIRVMAHAVTNAMTLGSYSTWIQNLLFWAPWSLSTRMNTVNLIKIIRTTLNARTKAEKDKDEANKQGVDLLDKLFEVKNADGSPLASSEIEAEATITLIAGSDTTSNTLSAMSYYIASNPNIKKKLQQELDSIDVDSAEANGLEEDQLNHIIPSFEQVKNLPYLTACVKETLRLYSTVGSGLPRVVPEGKTLTFAGQTFNAGSVVSVPSYCTNKSSVWGPDPDTFRPERWLEEGASSLNKYFAAYSTGPRGCIGRNLANLNLLLISSTFFRRYDIELASPTTKLENSEGFVRNATRCEVSIKRRV from the exons ATGTTCACTGAGACCACTCATTATTCCTATGGTCACTACTGTGCCGCTGcaggagttcttctg ACGGCATACTATGTTGTTCCCTATGTGCTAGACCCCCATGACTACCGATGCCGGTTTTCTGGACCGTGGTTCGCATCTCTTAGTGGCTCATGGCTTGCAAGAAGTGCTAGCTCTGGCCGTCACTACCAGAATATTCTCCAATTGCATGAGAAATACG GGAAGTTTGTGAGAGTGGGACCCGATCACATCAGCATCTCCGACCCGGACGCTCTGGAG GAAGTATACGGGCACACGAGCGGCCTACTCAAGTCTGAATTTTATGATGCTTTCGCTCGCTCTTCGCGTGACGCAAACTTACTTAGCGTTAGAGATAAAACTATGCATACCA TAAAGCGCAAGCGTATCGCAAACATCTACAGTCCTCAGAATGTTGGAGCTTTTGAACCTCGGGTACGGGTGCACATTCAGAAATTTTGCAACCAGCTGGACATGCGATGTGCAGCAGCCATCGTCGATACTCCTGGATTTAATTGGGCGGTTCAAGATGGCCGTGCAGTCCTTGACAGCTGTTCGC AATTCTCCTATATTGCTTTTGATCTCATCAGTGACTTGGCCCTCGGAGTTCCGTTTGGTATGATTGAGGCACAGAAGGATTCGGTCCCCGATCTCTTGTCTCTCAGCTCCGAAACGAACCTTCAAGACATAGCTCCTATTCGTGTTATGGCACATGCAGTGACGAATGCAATGACCCTTGGATCCTATAGCACTTGGATCCAAAATTTGCTTTTCTGGGCTCCATGGTCCCTCTCCACCCGGATGAACACAGTGAACCTGATAAAAATCATACGGACAACACTTAATGCTAGAACTAAAGCAGAAAAAGACAAAGACGAAGCAAACAAACAAGGGGTTGATCTGTTGGACAAGCTGTTCGAGGTTAAAAATGCCGATGGATCCCCGTTGGCGAGTTCAGAAATTGAAGCCGAAGCCACGATAACACTTATCGCAGGGAGCGACACGACCTCCAA CACCCTAAGTGCTATGTCCTACTACATTGCTTCAAACCCCAACATCAAGAAGAAACTTCAGCAAGAGCTTGACTCGATTGACGTGGACTCGGCAGAGGCAAATGGCCTCGAGGAGGATCAGCTGAATCACATAATCCCTAGCTTCGAACAGGTGAAGAACCTGCCCTATCTCACCGCATGTGTGAAGGAAACTCTGCGACTCTACTCCACAGTGGGCTCCGGACTCCCACGAGTCGTCCCGGAAGGCAAGACGCTGACCTTTGCTGGTCAGACATTCAACGCAGGAAGCGTCGTCAGCGTACCGTCGTACTGCACCAACAAGTCAAGTGTATGGGGCCCCGACCCAGAcacattcagaccagaacgGTGGCTAGAGGAAGGGGCATCGTCTTTGAACAAGTACTTTGCGGCGTACTCGACCGGGCCTCG GGGTTGTATTGGTCGCAACTTGGCGAATCTTAATCTTTTATTAATTTCTTCTACTTTCTTCCGTCGGTATGACATCGAGTTGGCCAGTCCTACCACCAAG CTTGAAAATTCTGAAGGATTTGTTAGGAATGCAACTCGTTGCGAAGTCTCTATCAAGCGACGAGTCTGA
- a CDS encoding cytochrome P450 family protein, whose amino-acid sequence METNGRKITAKVELSSIHTPASSQPESRAASPVVTRPLPDTNDSTSPAPAAATATAPIRPKAKLTSTSTTASLKPPAKPTGQNATVRRTPSSSTVGRSTRERPTSIIGTPSKPSLGRPTTPAGSVAKRAMSPQLRTVPRIGSPEPTGRGGTTPGTRTTRPAVKATSPQLAKSAPSKPAPSRRSQPPPAPSAKRNASPVRASPLTLPRRAASPTRSSLFEAHSSTSHRRVVSASASSSVVSGGGEPSASPGDHTRAKHKLLSSLSSITLTHPSVLPSASASPPSSTYPTLASASASSPSLPILNDNQLDPQDSSPEWTDMSAPPSAIPRESLSAQDPKHATMSAPVTPTHVQTRVGPTTRPVSVRPRTSSATVVAEVHESTEEPHMNDTLPVLSDNVISTSMDSPMGIRIKAKLTATTPPVNPAAKATPRVRPEQLAVPRQRSGSISAGSALSGLATSTLSRASSVRVTSASRILSPPLIRPGAGLGLIVPGANLLIPPGMRSPPISSLSSTSSASRTTSSSGSDSSAPATSIDRARTPMDSGFRAKLTAVPSKLGHAGGLEPPDEEGIDMDDSGIDMFEADDAEQDQREEARSNRKIADLEISNKSLLAINATLESTKSRQAKEIRELRRKLRESRLVLPPSTYLALEQNDPLEARDSFDEDDEEDSDDNDVTQTQADETFDRVRGLLDKLMKDAKEALEAKPPIPEEKEPIKKPIRVLDVDELQQYTDGEGEIDESTESKATESVTDLAESIDEDSPSALAEKAALTTPKPASSFAVGIFSGWGNR is encoded by the exons ATGGAGACGAATGGACGTAAG ATTACTGCAAAAGTGGAACTATCTTCGATTCATACTCCTGCAAGTTCACAGCCCGAGTCTCGTGCCGCTTCACCTGTCGTCACTCGGCCTTTACCCGATACCAATGACTCGACATCACCTGCCCCTGCTGCTGCCACTGCCACTGCACCTATTCGGCCCAAGGCCAAGCTCACCTCCACTTCAACCACGGCGTCTCTGAAGCCTCCTGCCAAACCAACAGGCCAGAATGCCACTGTAAGAAGAACTCCTTCCTCGAGTACTGTTGGTCGTAGTACTCGCGAACGTCCAACTTCGATTATTGGTACTCCCTCCAAACCCTCGCTTGGACGACCTACTACACCTGCTGGATCTGTAGCAAAGAGAGCAATGTCTCCGCAACTACGCACTGTTCCTAGGATTGGATCTCCCGAGCCAACCGGTCGTGGTGGAACAACCCCAGGAACACGAACAACGCGGCCCGCTGTCAAAGCTACCAGTCCACAGCTTGCAAAGAGCGCACCATCCAAACCTGCTCCTTCTAGGCGCTCTCAGCCTCCACCCGCACCTTCTGCCAAGCGGAATGCATCACCAGTCCGGGCCTCACCACTCACTCTTCCTCGGCGTGCAGCATCCCCCACCCGATCATCCCTATTCGAGGCCCACAGTTCTACCTCCCATCGTCGTGTAGTATCGGCATCGGCTTCTTCGTCAGTTGTTTCTGGTGGTGGAGAGCCATCCGCTTCGCCGGGTGACCATACCAGAGCCAAGCACAAGCTCCTTTCATCACTTTCCTCGATCACCTTGACTCATCCTTCCGTGCTTCCATCTGCATCTGCATCTCCTCCAAGTTCAACATACCCTACATTAGCATCAGCATCAGCATCATCGCCATCGTTACCTATACTGAATGATAATCAACTGGATCCTCAAGACTCTTCTCCTGAATGGACTGATATGTCTGCTCCACCTTCTGCCATCCCTCGCGAGTCACTTTCCGCCCAAGACCCCAAGCATGCTACAATGAGCGCACCCGTCACTCCTACCCACGTCCAGACTCGAGTTGGGCCTACGACTCGGCCTGTGTCTGTTCGGCCTCGAACATCCAGTGCAACGGTCGTTGCTGAAGTCCACGAGAGCACAGAGGAGCCTCACATGAACGACACACTACCAGTACTCAGTGACAATGTGATCTCCACGTCCATGGATAGCCCTATGGGAATTCGTATTAAAGCCAAGCTTACTGCTACGACGCCTCCAGTCAACCCAGCGGCGAAAGCAACGCCCCGCGTTCGGCCAGAGCAACTAGCAGTCCCTCGGCAACGGTCAGGCTCTATATCCGCAGGATCTGCACTCTCCGGACTAGCAACATCGACACTGAGCAGAGCATCGTCTGTCAGAGTAACGTCGGCGTCCAGGATTCTCTCTCCACCTCTGATTCGGCCCGGGGCGGGTTTGGGCCTGATCGTTCCTGGAGCCAATCTCTTGATTCCTCCCGGAATGAGATCACCTCCCATTTCGAGTCTCTCTTCGACAAGCTCGGCTTCACGAACCACTTCCTCGAGCGGGTCGGATAGTTCGGCGCCCGCAACCAGCATCGACCGAGCTCGAACCCCTATGGACTCGGGCTTCCGGGCCAAGCTAACTGCGGTCCCATCGAAGCTGGGTCACGCGGGAGGACTCGAACCGCCCGATGAGGAAGGTATCGATATGGACGATAGTGGTATTGACATGTTCGAGGCGGACGACGCCGAACAGGATCAACGTGAGGAGGCACGGTCCAATCGCAAGATTGCCGATTTAGAAATATCGAACAAGTCATT GTTGGCAATCAACGCCACGCTAGAGTCTACCAAATCTCGACAGGCCAAGGAGATTCGGGAGCTTCGTCGTAAACTCCGAGAGAGTCGGTTGGTGCTCCCGCCGTCGACGTATCTTGCATTGGAGCAGAATGATCCACTGGAGGCCAGGGATAGCTTTGACGAGGATGACGAGGAAGATTCGGACGACAACGACGTGACTCAGACTCAGGCGGACGAGACATTCGACCGAGTGCGTGGTCTACTGGACAAATTGATGAAGGACGCCAAGGAAGCGCTGGAGGCCAAACCGCCCATACCCGAGGAGAAAGAACCCATCAAGAAACCCATACGCGTACTCGACGTTGACGAGCTCCAGCAGTACACCGACGGCGAAGGCGAGATTGACGAATCGACCGAGAGCAAGGCGACGGAGAGTGTAACCGACTTGGCCGAGAGCATCGACGAGGACTCGCCTAGCGCTCTGGCCGAAAAGGCAGCACTGACCACTCCTAAGCCGGCGTCATCGTTTGCGGTCGGGATATTCAGTGGTTGGGGGAATAGGTGA
- a CDS encoding cytochrome P450 family protein yields MRRSNSIRPSVNRSQTHLANATVTSSTDDVTAYLDESSVNINDIVQSRTAIGERDREIAKLKDQIVTLTQVVNSRPPLEQVQALQKEYQNLELILQGTQRENERCMAELDKSKRREKMMEAELTKIYGDDWPAHLSMPTSSPSISRALPVSAGVSANVRQSPPPQGPSEETSSAPSNAEINEHLEAVRMLVLGMDAKLAEREAQISKEMAKAEEEAQKAASARKKIGV; encoded by the exons ATGCGTCGCTCGAATTCCATACGACCTAGCGTGAATCGTTCTCAAACTCATCTTGCGAATGCGACTGTGACGAGTAGTACCGACGACGTTACGGCTTATTTGGACGAAAGCTCGGTGAATATTAATGATATTGTGCAGTCGCGAACGGCGATTGGTGAGAGAGATCGAGAGATTGCAAAG CTCAAAGATCAGATCGTAACGCTCACCCAGGTGGTAAATTCTCGACCTCCATTGGAGCAAGTTCAAGCTCTTCAAAAGGAATACCAAAACTTggagttgattttacaag GAACGCAAAGGGAGAATGAAAGATGCATGGCTGAACTAGATAAATCCAAACGAAGGGAGAAGATGATGGAAGCCGAGCTGACAAAAATCTACGGCGATGACTGGCCA GCTCACCTCAGCATGCCGACCTCGTCGCCATCGATATCCCGCGCGCTTCCAGTCTCGGCCGGCGTATCGGCCAACGTGAGGCAATCTCCTCCGCCTCAAGGGCCATCTGAGGAGACGAGTAGTGCGCCGAGTAATGCTGAGATTAACGAGCATTTGGAGGCGGTTCGGATGCTTGTGCTCGGGATGGACGCGAAGCTTGCCGAAAGGGAGGCGCAGATCAGTAAAGAAATGGCCAAggccgaggaagaagcgcaaAAGGCTGCGAGCGCGAGGAAAAAGATCGGAGTTTAA
- a CDS encoding cytochrome P450 family protein, translated as MMNATTYDSSSWSISTLPLDLASSLSDNQLALGSVAAVAVGLAWYLLQSDESQVKRIRPLPFFGQWSFFTKRYGFISDGFKKFPQEKLFGFGILGHNVVALRGEEARKAFFGRGDLSFTEGYLLLFGGAPTTKDISLDTPDRNDQEQMSYFLRHLTPLLKNDRLAKPNLVTPELMSDIERNMKSWGDAGKFDPFEVMYSTVFQLTIRAAGAREIADSVEKCKQLEELYWKVEKGSTPTALLLPWIPSKARNEKVNSTGEIYAIFDQIIKDRQREGRREEDALQTFIDQGDSTFIMGTLFAGIVNTGLMSAWIYIHLDQVPEWKDKAVEEIRALLHKYAPLEEFPDLSTAERFSKIPPQAWEDDMPVMEFCIRETIRLIFSGAALRRVSSGDTEIDGKKIPNGTYLVYSTGETHSDPNIYPNPSQYNPGRYAEGQDKAQAYGFLGWGAGRHPCVGRRFAQYEIKSMVSMFLASYTYEVVDSAGKKPDPSVTVPDRNNMYQARPKGQTFYVKYTKRQQQL; from the exons ATGAACGCAACTACTTATGATTCTTCTAGCTGGAGCATAAGTACCTTGCCCCTGGATCTTGCTTCCAGCCTTAGCGATAATCAACTTGCACTTGGCTCGGTGGCAGCAGTTGCAGTGGGCTTGGCCTGGTACCTGCTCCAGTCTGATGAGTCTCAGGTAAAACGCATTCGTCCACTACCATTTTTTGGTCAATGGTCTTTTTTCACGAA ACGATATG GTTTTATATCTGATGGATTCAAAAAATTCCCTCAAGAGAAGTTGTTCGGGTTCGGTATACTTGGG CACAACGTCGTGGCACTAAGAGGGGAAGAGGCTCGGAAGGCCTTCTTCGGTAGGGGTGACCTCAGCTTCACCGAAGG aTATCTGTTACTTTTTGGTGGT GCACCTACTACAAAGGATATCTCTCTAGATACACCAGATAGGAATGACCAGGAACAGATGTCCTACTTCCTGCGTCATTTAACCCCTCTACTGAAGAACGATCGCCTCGCCAAAC CCAATCTAGTCACTCCGGAGCTGATGTCTGACATTGAGCGTAACATGAAGTCGTGGGGTGACGCCGGAAAGTTCGATCCATTCGAAGTGATGTACTCGACTGTGTTCCAGCTGACTATCCGCGCTGCCGGTGCGCGTGAGATTGCCGACTCGGTTGAAAAATGCAAGCAACTGGAGGAGCTCTACTGGAAGGTTGAGAAGGGAAGCACTCCGACGGCATTATTGCTTCCTTGGATTCCTTCCAAAGCTCGTAATGAAAAGGTTAATTCGACAGGAGAAAT TTACGCTATATTCGACCAGATTATTAAAGACCGCCAACGTGAAGGCCGTCGTGAGGAAGATGCCCTTCAGACATTCATTGACCAAGGGGACTCTACG TTCATCATGGGGACACTCTTTGCGGGCATTGTCAATACCGGTCTCATGAGTGCCTGGATATACATTCACCTCGATCAGGTTCCTGAGTGGAAAGACAAGGCTGTAGAAGAGATCCGCGCCCTACTTCACAAGTATGCGCCGCTCGAAGAGTTCCCTGATCTATCGACGGCTGAGCGATTCTCGAAGATTCCGCCGCAAGCCTGGGAAGACGATATGCCGGTCATGGAG TTTTGCATTAGGGAGACTATCCG GTTGATATTTTCTGGGGCGGCACTCCGACGTGTTAGCTCCGGCGACACTGAGATTGATGGAAAGAAGATTCCAAACGG AACGTACCTTGTTTATTCCACCGGGGAAACCCACTCAGACCCTAACATTTATCCAAACCCGAGCCA GTACAATCCAGGTCGCTATGCTGAGGGCCAAGATAAAGCGCAGGCGTATGGTTTCCTTGGATGGG GTGCTGGCCGTCATCCCTGCGTTGGTCGTCGCTTTGCTCAGTACGAGATCAAGTCCATGGTCTCCATGTTCTTGGCTTCG TACACCTACGAGGTAGTTGACTCCGCCGGCAAGAAGCCAGACCCATCAGTAACCGTTCCAGACAGGAACAACATGTACCAG GCGCGTCCGAAAGGACAAACGTTCTATGTGAAGTACACTAAGAGACAACAGCAGCTCTAA